The following nucleotide sequence is from Bactrocera oleae isolate idBacOlea1 chromosome 2, idBacOlea1, whole genome shotgun sequence.
AGAAGCAGAAGAGACAAGAATTTCCACTGTAGCGGCAATGAAATGTGCTAGTAAggaaaagaaaacaaagaagGCACGACAGCTAGTCGAGGATACAACGAAGACGGCGCAAAGCGATAACGGAAATACTTCATTTAGTACGCAAGTCGTTGATAGTACGAGCAGCCTTATTGCTAATGCGCCGGCTGCTAAGCTTTCTACTTGTGATATTTGTGAGTTTACATTTCGTGATGAGGAATTGCGTGATATGCATTTTCGTCTAGTACATCAGAATGTCAATAACAACAGCGGTGAACTTACAGCGAGCACCGCCTGCTCCACAGAGCCCGATTTCAAATGTCATCTTTGTTCGAAGACCTTCAAAATGAAAGGTTCGCTTCGCGTACATCTGAAAGTAGTCCATCTAATGTGTCTACCATATACTGGCAATAGCCCTAAATTGAGCATCTGCGATCGTATACGTTATAAAGAAACGAAGTTGGGAACCACTGCCAACAAGAGTTCTACCAGCGTAGCGCAACCCACCCCGTTGAAAGTAGAAAATAACGGCGCGCAATTACTCCATTCAACAGTAAAGCAGCCATTATCGCAGCACCAATTAACGTTCACCGCGAATGCGTCACAGTCGTCGGCGCAGGTGCCTAGCGGCTTCACATTCGGTACATTGACTTTATTGCCGGCGCCAACGGTTGCGGCGAGTGCGTCAGGgaacttattaaatttaaataataacggTGAATTACTACATGCTGTGGACGGCGCGGCGTTGAATTCAAATGTACTCTTAGTAATCAACACAAATTCCACGACAGTGCCCGGTGGCGAGAAGTCGTCGGTTGTTGCCGGTGGCACCAGCATATCCAATGTATTGATAAATGGTGGCAAGGAGTTAATGGATCAGCAGAGTAAAAACACagcagaaaataataaattgtggAAGTGTAATGAGTGCGCAAAAACATTTACCACAAAATACTTTCTGAAAAAGCACAAACGCTTGCATACGGGTGAGCAGTtcactaaaatataatatattcatatatattaatttgcatttttttaaatgaattttaaataaaatcgcaACACTATTTATTCACATATCATTCTAACTCTACTCTCGGTAGCACATCCCATAAATCTTGCAATTTATACCCTTCGCGTATGCGTTCCATTGCAAAGCCCAACTCCTTACAATATACTGGTTCCCGTATTGGTGCTTCAGTGCCGGCCACCGGCATACCCTCTGCCAAATAAGTGTTAAGCTTTGTGTTGACTTCACGTTCTTGGCGTTCGTCGATCTCTTGAAACTCTTCGGTTTTGAACTCCTCTGCCTCTTTCATTTTCTCTATTCGGTTTTTGGCATCCATACAGTCATAACGTACGCCGAAATTTGGATTCTCTGTATAAATAGCATGTAATGAAATGAGTTCCTTGTAGATTTCATTTAGGCGCTCAATGGGATCTATACGAAAACCGAGAACGTAGCCTCCACCAGTATCTGCAGTTTGTATCACAAGCGCTGGTCCATATTTTGATTCCCGTATGCGTATCTGAAAAGTTCGTATCGAATAAATGTTAACGTAGCAACATAGTTTTGGTGAGAAGTCGTGTGATATTTTTCAAGATTGTATTTTATGGCCTTAGCCTTAGCGAAGCTATAGGGGCTATATTATTAGAATTTAATTTGAGATTGAAACAAATGCGAGGTCTTACAAGTATTATTCTGCcttgaagtattttttttatagaataagGGAATTTCTGTTTTATAAACGTTATTGTAATAAGTCCCACGAAACGTCATTTAATTGATGGTTTATCTTGCATGCATATTTTCACAAGCTTTGTTTAGTTTGGATCGTAGTGGCAACAATCAACAACATCTTATACCTACCATATCTAACTAAACAAGCCTTGCCATAAATCTATTGAAAATCGTATGTCTAAGCTCTTATTAATGGGAGACAATGGACGGTAAGTTCACGTTAAATATTGGATCTGAAAAAGCAGGTATCCCAACTCACCCTCATATATCCTTTCaagttctttatttattttaaagggaTACTAATATGCTCTGAAAACTAGACATACTAAGCTGTGTTCTGTTTTGCGCGTGCTCACTGCTCATCCTAATGAATGTTTGGAGATCATTGCCTTCATGACTTTAATAAGACCCAGTATATAAtggtttaaacaaaaattagtcCAAAGTTGTTACTAGTAAGAGTCTTATCAAATGTAGTTATCAAATATTTTGTCTCTATAAACTATTGCGGAAACATGAACCCTTGTCAGCTTCGCAGGTCCggtcatattatatttaaatactgtATGGAGCCTGTTCGATTTTGAACTGTATGTTCTGAATAACTTACTTACGTTTGATATTTGCAAATAGGGTAAACTAATATTGAAGGTATCATTCGCATCAGCAAACCACACCAAGCGTATATTGGTAAGTACAAATGAGCCCAAATTTCCTTGATCGCTGGATAAATTCCATACGCCGTTGATATTGTTATAGACCAACTCATCCGGCATGATTATCAATTGGCCTGATAATATAATTGCGCCACGTAGTTTAAGGTctctatacaagtatgtgcgtAGATACAATCTGAAGAGAGAGTATATcgaaatattttactataaattttaaactacaTACTATCTACACATCTACATACTGATAGATCTCGAAAACGCTTTGAAAAATTGGTGTATCCCTTCGCGCCGCATCACCAGAGATATCGGTGAAGAGGAACTCAAACCGTGTATTACTTCCGGTTCCCAATATGTAAAGGGCTTGAGTTGGCGCGCCAGCTTTCGATACCACTGAGCGCGTGTTAGTGTTGACAAATCGACCATAGCCGATAGCTAAATGTGGAATGTGTTGATAAATCGATTGGAACTGAATGAATAATGCTGCAACATAGACTTacacaaattatatttcttatgtGATAAGGAATGCCAAATAAGACGTAGATTCGTGGCTAAAAGACGTCCAGTATCGCTGGGATTACCTTTAGTGTCCTCAATATGATAAATAGTGTCCAAAACTTTTTCACCTTTACGCAAGTGCTTTTGcctaaattgttaatattttattatcaatataACCGTAGCAGTACTAATTAACTGCATACTTACACATTTGGCGTGTCAAATCTAATTTCTTTATCCTCGCAGAGTAAATTTTCTGTTAACGCATCCATTATATCGCTGAATTCCCGAATTcactttattttgtttgttttggttttatgtTTAAGTGTAAAACCACCGTTACCAAGTTACCTAGctggttaaatatatatatgcgtcAGTTTAGGTACATAAAGGAAGATTGTggttataattttgtaaaatatctgCAGGGCCCCTTAAGAACTTATTTATTTGCACTAAGTGCATTCTCAAATCTATACCAAGTGCTTTCTCTAATTTTGCTGATTTATAAAAGATTAGCTATAGAAAAGAGAACAGGATGAGTtccacacaaaaaaaaagttattggcGTATACTTGTAATTATAAATAGAGTGAAAGTTTTCTACTACCAGGCAGTGGTAACAGCATAGCAATATTTCATTCCATCGCCTCGTCTCTTCAGCTAAAAAATATCGTGGTATAGCCATGTCTAACCTATTAATGATTGATGTCTTATTCTCGAGAAACAAACATGTATGTAATATACTTTAAGATTCGACTCGATCTCGATAAGAAAGGGAAAATGTGACTGTTTAGTCGATTTTCGATAATGTATCGGATTTTAAATACGAATAAATGTTCATACCTTGATTATTTTCTAACATAATCGGTAtctatgtatatcaaaaattgAATAACTTTCAGGTGAGATGCCGTATACTTGTGAGATTTGTGCGCGAACCTTTACTTTTCAACAGTCATATCACAAACATCTACTCTATCATAGTAATGAAAAGCCGCATGTTTGCGCAACTTGTGGACGTGCTTTCAAGGAGCTGTCAACTCTACACAACCACGAACGAATACACAGTGGTGAGAAACCCTTTAAGTGTGAAGTGTGCGGTAAGTTCTGAAACGGTGAAGTCCCTGAACTATCCTAAgacattaatataaaatttcttattaCCCTCAGGTAAATGCTTCCGACAACGCGTTTCTTTTTTGGTGCATACCCGCATCCATACAGGTATTATGCCCTACAAATGTGAGGTGTGCCAGAAAAGCTTCCGCTATAAAGTCTCACAACGAACACACAAATGCCAACCAGCACAATGCGCCGCAGATGATGCTGTGGAAGATGCCACACTTGGCAATAAAGAGGGCAATAGTATGAACAAGCAGGCGCTCGAGCAAACTACCGATGATATATCGGAGAATTTCATTAAAGAATTTCTGGAGAATACTCGCGTGAACATAAGCGATACACAAAACTCCCCAGCCAGCGCGGAAATTGCTGCGATAAACGCTGCTAGCGATTGTGACGGTAACGTCGATGAGGCACTACTCACCAAAGCTATCGATGATATTATCGTTGAATCGTGCAATAAAATGGGTATTGGTAATCAGGGTGCCGGTAGTCAGCATTTACCGtccacacatatgcatacttcTATGGGTCCGCCAGCGGCCTGTAGTAATGATTGCAACTCCCCAACTCAGAAATTACAAAACATGCGCCTTTATTCACCACAGCTAATGACAGACATGGTCGAAGGTGTTAGTGATAATGTCGATAATATATTTCCACGATTTCTACTAGACGATGGCGGAAACAATATGCTTTGAAAACTCGAGCCGTGTTAGGCAGTAcctcagtatatttttttgatacataaattattagtcTTCGATTATATACTTCTTTGCTCGCTAAGATCTCTtgacaaaaaatgtatatataaaagcgGCGGCAAAGTTATCTATCATTAAAGTTGAATAGCTTCTTCATATTTTTACCGCAATTTGATTCTgccatttaatttgttttatatcaATTGTTTATTTGATTCGCCACTCTGCAAGCTTTGCCGAGAGTCAAAGTCagctattttttaatgaaaaactaTGTTCGCATTGTAAGAAGTGCAGtgataattgtttataaatatagttaataatcctacaataataaatttgtttttaaaattttttatgtcttATCGCTTTACAGTTCTGGGAGAAaagcatatttatttctttcccGATATATTTAGGCATTATGCTAAAACGAGACCAGAACAAGGTTAAAATTGCGTACTTCACCacagtttgaaaaatattcttatGACATTCTCTctcacattaaaaaataaataataatcgcTGGAACCGAGGTTAGGACTGTTGGGTGAATGCTTTGCCAAGTTCTCATTTCTTCTAAAAGATTGCAGCGTTATATTATCTGATTATGGAAATTAGATCCTTGTAGTGAAAAACAGTCATGACAGCTGCATGTTGGTGCACTTTTTGTGCGGAGAAATGACTTTATGATATTAAAGTCAACATTTCTATGGGGGGCTTATCTTTCCTCATATTGGCCGATTCAAAGAATTCAATACTTTTGTTGTGCTGTCGTCACAATAGCTTCTCTTTATAATATGAAATTGattaatgtttgtttgtttaaaaacgATTGTAGGAGTTCCTGGTCAGAAAATAACTCATATAATTAATTCGTAAATCAccaaaattttcttaagtttaAATAGAGAGAATTTTGTTAAGAAGCAAAACAATTTGTAAGATGATCAAAGAATTTCTGCATAACTATTTCGTGacaacgccaacaacaaaaatcacatttgtatgtatgtacatatcttttaATTAGAGAGAAAAAGCAATTGATTATATATTCAGAGCATTTGGAGTCTTTCAAACATAATTGCAAAGTAAAATCTTTCTTAAAAAGTCTACAATTAATTAACATAGTTAGCAATAAGCGATGGATAATAAATAATTAGAGGAGACattattataaacaatttttgatcTCACATAGGCAAATGTTACTTAAAATGGGAGTAATTCttcaaatatctaaattttgtacacgcatatatatacCATAGGGTATAATATCAAAAGTATAAACCCTAATGCTGGTAATAGCATAAAGAAGTTCGGTTACAATTCCGGTAACGTGAGTTGAGTACGCGTTAAGACGTGATGAGTTTGCAATTTAGTCgtgttataatataaaattaaggtAGTCTTCGTACAACCGTAAATGCTAATCTTCAGAAAAGATTTCTGTCTTGCAATAGcttactttgaaattttatcaaccttttaaataattaaaatttatttccggAACCATAGAATACGAACCATAAATTAAGATAATCTccaacatatatttattaattttgtattgcaTAAGACAAGCTTCTCAGGTttagtaaacaaaataattatatatacttatacacttaaatataatatgcgaCCCCCATTTGGTGAGCAAAACTGTGGGTGGCTTCGCATTTCCACACAATTTATGCACAATACTAACGGAACCTGTGACAACAGTAAGTGTTGCTATAACGCAAGGTGTTATTGATAAAACGTAGAAACGCTATTAAAAGATAGACTGAGTACTCGCATGTCGTAATTTCAAAAACTTCCACTTCATTCAACTTTTGATAATCAACTTTTCAAGCAAAATTATAACATActctattctattctattctattaaaataaaaacttgtattAATAATTACTGAAGCGTATAGGGCATAATGGCTACAGAAGAGGGCTCACAGACACAAGATGAAATCATACGAAAGGCAATGATGGACATGGGTTGGGACCCACAGGCGGAAATACCCATGGCTAGCAAGGAAAATCTCTGCATCTTGGCCGAAATGGAGCAGATGGTGGAGGAGAAAATACAAATGCTCGAATCGAACATCCAAACCGAGGATCGGTTGGAAAAGTTGTTGCAGCATTCTAAAAATGCCGAAATGTGTGTGAATCAGAATTTGGTAAGCAGTTGagcaatatatgtaagtaaaatgATACTGAGCGATATGCGTTGCTTTTAGAAACTACTGCAAGCGCATCAGACTGAAGTGAACACGGAGATACATCTTTACAAAGTAGCCGAGCGTGTGCAATCGAAACTGAAAGCCGACATCAACAAAATCAATAAGGAAACTAAATGCTTCACCGAATATGTAGACAACACAGAGAGTAAGTGCAATAGCTAACGACTTTACAGATCTTATTGACCTGTTCTACATACCCCTCTCTTGCAGAGGAACTGTGTCGCCGAAAAAATGCCATCGACGACTTGACATCGCGCgttaaatgggcgaaatcggtacTGCTCGAGTGGCGTGAAGCCATGGAAGACACCAACAAGGGCTATCAATTGATTGAGAAGTACTTCAAGGAAGATCAAGAGTTGGCGCGCCAAAAAGACCTGCGTCGGCAATTACTGCATAACGAGCTTGAGAAACTGCGTAAAGAATTGGTAAAGTTATACGAGGAGCAGAAGTCGTTGGAGCAGAATATTGAATGTACGGCTATACTATATCGTACCGCGCATACGGAGCGTCGACAAATGGTGGAGACTTGGAAGTTGGCGGTGCAACAGATGTTACAGCGTGAGCGCGACATACGACACGGTGAAAACGAGTTGCAGAATTTGCGCAGCGAAGCTGAACGCGTCTTAAAGGAACGAAGAAATTACGATAAACACTTAGATGCCCTGATTCAGAATAAtcatgaaattgaaaataatatctCCTTGTTGAATGAGGAAACTTCACAGATGAAAGAGCAAATCCAGAAACTCATCGACATGACTGTATTGAAAGAGAATGAGGTGGTGCCGAATAATTCAAATAGTTAAAAGAccacattaaataaaatgtataatgtTTCTGCTTTTAAAGGTGGATCTCTTGCAAAAGGATCTGCAAAATCTCTCAAataaagtacaacaacaacgtgTGGAGAACCGCAAAATGACTAAGGAAAAAGATAAACGCAATCAAGCGTTGGAAGATTTCAAATCGGTACTACGTAAGCTGGAGACACGCCTAGTAGAGATGGAGAATAAACATTTAAGCGCTGAGCAGCGTTTACAAATGCTGGAAGAGATGAACGATACCGAAGAGAAGGCACAAAAAGAGATTAACAAAGATAAGTTTCGGTTAAACGGTTTGATCTATCGCAGTCAGGAATATTTGCAAGATTTAAAGAATGATTGTCGAAGAGTGGAGGTgcgtaaaattatatttttactaacaCCACATTAAAATTGCATCACTGTTTTTACATTATGGTATAGTGCATGAGCATATATCCATCTGCCTAAAATACGGGTTCATTTCATATATTACTTAGATTACGCTTTTGCTAAAGCAATTTCCAAAGACAACCGATTCTTCTTTACTTCGCAATGGAAACATTGGACgatacttgttttttttctttgataaccATAGGcgctatttatatattaaccaACCTTGAGACCTTCCATTGTCTTGTGCAAAACAATGACGTCTGGACAACTTTAAGTTAAAACGAGCCGGCCTAGATAATCAGTTTCGTGGCTGTACTTGATCTCGACATTCTTCGActgattgaaaaataattttggggAATGATAACGAATTTTCGTGTGTCTACAGCATAAACCCTAATGAATTTTTGTGTGTCTACAGAATAAACCCTAGGCTGTTTTTTATGGCACTGCTTTAactaaaaacttaattaataagGGACAATAGGAAATAATAGTGACACATTGCCAGAAAAGCTGGTTTTATCTTTGCACCTTTGCCTTTGAATAGAGTTGTACCTTTCAATTTTCTCGATCATAAACCATTGGATGATGTTGATGACAGCATCTACTTcctacaaaacaaaatatatcacAACACTTACAGGGACTTGTGGGTCGCTAAACCGGGATATATTTCCGGTCATGGATTGTCATCTCAGCATTCAAAAATGGCAGAGATCgtttgatatacaagtatgtgaagTTCGTTCATTAGAAGATACGATTACTGCCGTGAGTttgtatttttgcaaaaaaatcgcgacgtaaaaaagtatttttaattgcacTGTTACTTTTCTCGGAAATATTTAGCGGGACCATTCCGGTTATGAAATCTCAATTGTTTTTTAACTATGAGATATGAACTCTATTCGGTGTAccaaagttaataaaaattcccGAATGAAAAAAATCCTCAGATATTTGAAACACAAATTACATATCATTCAAGGTTTCCAATGACGGCTTGTCAGCGAGCATCACCACAGTCATCCGAAACACGAAGAAAATGGAAAAGGATCTCAATCGCCTAACTGAAGTTCACTACGAATCGGTGCGtattttcacataaatattttaaaaacttttatctAGTGAATTTACATTTCCACTAGGCTTTCAAATGTCTACAAATTGAacgtaaaataataatgttacaaGGTGGAGATTTCGATCCCATACAAGAGGCCGAAGCACAGAAATATTTAACCAAGTTAGAGGCACAAAATTTGATACTGCAAAGGCGACTGCAAACCACCGAGgcacaaaacaaaaagttggaCTATAATATGCGAAATCTAACCGACGTCTACAATGCTGATCACAAGAGGTTGGAGGAGATGGTGAGtgatatttacttatatatggtatatatttattatgcaccgtaaatattttgtgataGCTCTTCAATATCAAAGAGGCCCAAATGTACTGCGAGGGCGGCATCAAACGTTTGAGTGTCGAAAGAAACAAGAACCAACAGAAGATTGTCGAGTTGAGTCTTTTGAAAATGCGCAGCAAGGAGTTTGAGAATGAAATAATCGCGTGCGAAAACAATACCTATCACTTGGGCAAGCATCGTTTGCAACTAAATCGCACCATGAAGGATCGTTTGGTGGAGATAAAGAGTCAAATGGATTTGCTAAATCTGAAGCGAAAACATTTGAATGAAGAAAGAAGCACATTACTGGCAGACATCGGGGAACGTTCGAAACATATTGATGTAGTGCGTGCACGACTCGAATTGACCTCCAGATTGATGGGTATAAATGAGGATGGCACTTTGGTGACAGCAACGCAATTAAAGGTGTCAGCGGCGCAAGAGAAACAAATGCTCTTAGACGAAGGTAACGAATTGAACGCGAAAGTTATCAAGGCAGAAGAAGAAATTAAGGCGATGGAAAATACACTGATGCTGCTGAACCATTCGAATGACTCATATCGCAAGAACCTGAATAAGAAGGTGGATGAAGGTAGTTGAGAGAAAAACGTTTTCAAAATAATGCTACAGAcgtttatactctgaacagggtcaATTAAGTTAAACACGAATTTTGAAATGACCAGAAagtaacgtcggagaccctataattatatatataaatgaacagcatgacgagctgaatcgatttagtcatgtccgtctttatgtctgtatatacacgaactagttcctcagtttttgagatatcgatttgaaattttgcacacgtccttttctccccaagacgCTGCTCAGCCGATATCAGCTATAggtgttatacaaactgactgatcaatcttaattgtatggaaaatttttttattgggcaaaggtatcttcacaaaatttggtataggttatcatgttgttgttgtagtggcagaATTCTgacgagttgacagtccttggccgaatAAAAATTCGGGTAtcttccggttacgtagacttGACTGTCGTAGGAACAGTATAGATTATAAACGCTATAACCTTGAACAATTTTttgagatcggatcactatagcattcaaactgaccgatcaaaacaaagataatgagatttttatactcttttatgcaataaaaaatgtatgtgtggggtaatatagctttggtgcagccgaagttaacatttattTCGGctttacttatattttccatCTGCTTTTTATGTCAGACCAAGTATTGGAAGAAATCAAGGAATTGCAGTCCAACTATTGTCTTGCCTTGACGCAACTTAAGTCTCTACGTAGCAAACATCGTCAAGTGGAGAaagaaaatgacaaaaatttacGTATATATGAAAACCTAGAAAGGCAAATGGAAATCTCAGCTGGCAAAAAGTATTTCACATTTATAATTACATATCcttattcaataaatatatttaatttcacaaCTGTTTTAACTTAAGCATGGAAAATAGagaaatattggaaaaattacaaaaggaaATTGATGATCAGAAAACCAAACTGCAGCGCGCCGAACGCGAAGTCAAAATTTCTTTGAAGGCGGTGAAGGATCGCAATTTAGGCAAGGAATTCGTCGACGCTTATGAACGCGAATTGGATTTGCGTGAATTTGAATATCGTAATTCGAGCGCACTTAATCAGCTGGCTGACATGGCGGAGAATGATGACGACATCGGCCCCAAAGTAATACGAATAATGTTGGATAAAGGCCTCAAAATGCCGCATATGTTGCAGAAAACACGTAGCTTTGCTTCGTGGCGCAGCGATGTGTCGGAAACATCTTCCTCGCGTGGTACGAAGTTCACTtcataatttcatttcaatttaataCATTTCTTTTATACAGATATGCCTATGTCCACTCCACATTCTTCCGTTTCGGAGACTACAAGCGTTGTTATTCAACCTTCGGTCGTTTCCATAGATTTTTCACCATCTTAATGCCCCAACTACCAACATCACTTTGCAGTGGCGCCaattatatttgcaataattcactagcaattacatttttattttcaaatactatatttgatgattttaaaattgaaaacacaaCTTTTTGTCAGAAACTACAACTTTCATTAAAGTTTTTTGGAGGATTATGTTTAATCTTCTGCTTCCGAGCCACTGCCAGAACCGCTATCAGAACCACTTGGTGTTGCGCTGCCCGAATGAGGCGGTGTACGTGATGCTGAGCCAGAACGTGAACCAGAAGCACTGCCGGATCGTGAGCCCGATCGAGAACGTGAACGCGCTGGCGTTTTCGTCGGTGACTGCGAACCAGAATGTGAACGTGAGCGAGATCGAGATCGACTAATCGAGCGTGATGGTGAGCGTGAAGTATGTGAGACGGAACGTGATTTTGAAGCAGATTTATGCGATCCTGCTGGTGTAGCTGAGCGAGAACGTGATGGCGATTTGGATACAGATCGAGACCGCGAACGTGAATGTGCGGTGGAGCGAGAACCACTACGACTGCGACTACCCGATTTGGAGCGAGAACGAGAGCGTGAGTGTGAAGCACGTGAACCCGAATCTGAACGTGACCCAGAACTAGAACGTGATTGTGAACGGGATTTAGATTTTGCATGCGATTTGGAACGGGAGCGTGAATGACGGTCTTTCGCTCTTTGAGCTACTTCTGCGTTGTCATGTTCGGATTCGTCTCCATCATCAGCATCACCacctttgttattattgctttcaCTAGTGGCCTGCGTAGTCGGTGCCATCTCTTCCTCCTCCTCTTCATCTTCTTCCATTTCCTCTTCCTCCTCATCACCTGCAGGCTCTAGTTGTTTTTCTCGATATCTTTGCATGCGATGTTCATTGGCATCCAATGGGCGATGTTTCACCACCTATAACATATAGAATTAGTATACGTACAatagatatttatatgaaaaagttgtaCCAATTTGGTATTGCTTGGCTGTTGTCCGGTCTTGACACGTCGCTTATTTAGACGCACACGTGTCTCCAATTCATTATAGAAAACACCATCTTGACGTACAACGAAAAAGTAGTTTTCTTCGTAACCCTTAGATGCTTTACTTTTGACATTCCAGTTATATTCGCGCGCAATCTTGTACTCATAATCTTCATCATCTTTGTACAGTACATTTTCAGCAAAGTCATTGCGTCTCTTGTCCAAAGTCTCTTCAGTTGGTAAGAAGTAGGCGACAAATTGTTCACCACTTTCATCCATCACACCACGAATCATAGCTTGAGACATCTCTTCCAATTGTGCCGGTACATTTTTGCCAGCAGGAGCAGGATCACTATCGAAAATAACCTGTGCACATGGGTACTTCCAATTCTTGAAATCTGGATACACAGGCAATATTTCCACTGGTACCACATTTGGTTTGGAGTAATGTTTGCTGATTTCATGTTTGGAGTCACTGAATGTTTTCTCAATAGCTTTAATTTGTGCATCACGATCAAGGTAGAGAGTTTCTTCGCGCAAGGACTTCTTAACATTGTAACCCACCTTAGCTTCAATATTCTCAAGATTTTGCGGTTGGAAGCGCGTTTGCTCTGTCGAAATATATTCTGACTTACGCAA
It contains:
- the LOC106617064 gene encoding zinc finger protein ZFP2 encodes the protein MCSLSALKCPLCAQTNFPNIDALRVSLIKAANGPLACPICHELFLGLDKLTIHLFSHTTVIMTETSKETVAIADTKRTEQSVKKIENKLEAEETRISTVAAMKCASKEKKTKKARQLVEDTTKTAQSDNGNTSFSTQVVDSTSSLIANAPAAKLSTCDICEFTFRDEELRDMHFRLVHQNVNNNSGELTASTACSTEPDFKCHLCSKTFKMKGSLRVHLKVVHLMCLPYTGNSPKLSICDRIRYKETKLGTTANKSSTSVAQPTPLKVENNGAQLLHSTVKQPLSQHQLTFTANASQSSAQVPSGFTFGTLTLLPAPTVAASASGNLLNLNNNGELLHAVDGAALNSNVLLVINTNSTTVPGGEKSSVVAGGTSISNVLINGGKELMDQQSKNTAENNKLWKCNECAKTFTTKYFLKKHKRLHTGEMPYTCEICARTFTFQQSYHKHLLYHSNEKPHVCATCGRAFKELSTLHNHERIHSGEKPFKCEVCGKCFRQRVSFLVHTRIHTGIMPYKCEVCQKSFRYKVSQRTHKCQPAQCAADDAVEDATLGNKEGNSMNKQALEQTTDDISENFIKEFLENTRVNISDTQNSPASAEIAAINAASDCDGNVDEALLTKAIDDIIVESCNKMGIGNQGAGSQHLPSTHMHTSMGPPAACSNDCNSPTQKLQNMRLYSPQLMTDMVEGVSDNVDNIFPRFLLDDGGNNML
- the BBS5 gene encoding BBSome complex member BBS5, encoding MDALTENLLCEDKEIRFDTPNVQKHLRKGEKVLDTIYHIEDTKGNPSDTGRLLATNLRLIWHSLSHKKYNLSIGYGRFVNTNTRSVVSKAGAPTQALYILGTGSNTRFEFLFTDISGDAARRDTPIFQSVFEIYQLYLRTYLYRDLKLRGAIILSGQLIIMPDELVYNNINGVWNLSSDQGNLGSFVLTNIRLVWFADANDTFNISLPYLQISNIRIRESKYGPALVIQTADTGGGYVLGFRIDPIERLNEIYKELISLHAIYTENPNFGVRYDCMDAKNRIEKMKEAEEFKTEEFQEIDERQEREVNTKLNTYLAEGMPVAGTEAPIREPVYCKELGFAMERIREGYKLQDLWDVLPRVELE
- the Ccdc39 gene encoding coiled-coil domain-containing protein 39 → MATEEGSQTQDEIIRKAMMDMGWDPQAEIPMASKENLCILAEMEQMVEEKIQMLESNIQTEDRLEKLLQHSKNAEMCVNQNLKLLQAHQTEVNTEIHLYKVAERVQSKLKADINKINKETKCFTEYVDNTEKELCRRKNAIDDLTSRVKWAKSVLLEWREAMEDTNKGYQLIEKYFKEDQELARQKDLRRQLLHNELEKLRKELVKLYEEQKSLEQNIECTAILYRTAHTERRQMVETWKLAVQQMLQRERDIRHGENELQNLRSEAERVLKERRNYDKHLDALIQNNHEIENNISLLNEETSQMKEQIQKLIDMTVLKENEVDLLQKDLQNLSNKVQQQRVENRKMTKEKDKRNQALEDFKSVLRKLETRLVEMENKHLSAEQRLQMLEEMNDTEEKAQKEINKDKFRLNGLIYRSQEYLQDLKNDCRRVEVSNDGLSASITTVIRNTKKMEKDLNRLTEVHYESAFKCLQIERKIIMLQGGDFDPIQEAEAQKYLTKLEAQNLILQRRLQTTEAQNKKLDYNMRNLTDVYNADHKRLEEMLFNIKEAQMYCEGGIKRLSVERNKNQQKIVELSLLKMRSKEFENEIIACENNTYHLGKHRLQLNRTMKDRLVEIKSQMDLLNLKRKHLNEERSTLLADIGERSKHIDVVRARLELTSRLMGINEDGTLVTATQLKVSAAQEKQMLLDEGNELNAKVIKAEEEIKAMENTLMLLNHSNDSYRKNLNKKVDEDQVLEEIKELQSNYCLALTQLKSLRSKHRQVEKENDKNLRIYENLERQMEISAGKNMENREILEKLQKEIDDQKTKLQRAEREVKISLKAVKDRNLGKEFVDAYERELDLREFEYRNSSALNQLADMAENDDDIGPKVIRIMLDKGLKMPHMLQKTRSFASWRSDVSETSSSRDMPMSTPHSSVSETTSVVIQPSVVSIDFSPS